One stretch of Chitinivibrionia bacterium DNA includes these proteins:
- a CDS encoding Rpn family recombination-promoting nuclease/putative transposase, with the protein MKHLKENSFENDGLPKILPPKKDIVFKAIFGDERNIDVLREFLEAVIGKRIKNLRLLDPINKQRSEDDKLSILDVKAELANGELVNIEMQARNTPDLRSRISYYSGRSLVDQMGVGDDYSKLKPVISINVLEKTLFKKSKKCHNIFSMFEEDERFRFNDLQIIHVLDLSRINLEKNETLSDWLSFINSEEEEDFVMVAQKNKAINTAFDYLKIMSADKEQRMLYEARLKMQRDAQSFENAARQEGERKGRREGRIEGKIEGKIEGKIEGKIEGMQEMLAFLKSGRSLEEAQKKFLSREKV; encoded by the coding sequence TTGAAACATTTAAAAGAAAATAGTTTTGAAAACGACGGTTTGCCTAAAATACTTCCGCCGAAAAAGGATATTGTCTTCAAGGCGATTTTCGGCGACGAACGCAATATTGACGTATTAAGGGAGTTTTTGGAAGCTGTTATCGGCAAGCGAATAAAAAATCTTCGTCTGCTTGACCCCATAAATAAACAAAGAAGCGAAGATGACAAGTTGAGCATTTTAGACGTAAAAGCGGAATTGGCAAACGGTGAACTTGTTAATATTGAAATGCAAGCCCGCAATACACCCGATTTGCGTTCCAGGATTTCGTATTATTCGGGCAGGTCGCTTGTAGATCAAATGGGTGTGGGCGACGATTATTCTAAATTAAAGCCGGTAATTTCAATAAATGTTTTAGAAAAAACGCTTTTTAAGAAATCAAAGAAGTGCCACAATATATTTTCTATGTTTGAAGAAGACGAGCGTTTTCGGTTTAATGACTTGCAAATAATCCACGTGTTAGATTTGTCGAGAATAAATCTTGAAAAAAACGAAACGCTTTCCGATTGGTTAAGTTTTATCAATTCCGAAGAAGAGGAGGATTTTGTTATGGTCGCGCAAAAAAATAAAGCTATAAATACAGCGTTTGATTACCTGAAAATAATGAGCGCCGATAAAGAGCAAAGAATGCTTTACGAGGCTCGTCTTAAAATGCAACGCGACGCTCAGTCGTTTGAAAACGCGGCAAGGCAAGAAGGCGAAAGAAAAGGCAGGCGAGAGGGAAGAATAGAAGGTAAAATAGAAGGCAAAATAGAAGGCAAAATAGAAGGCAAAATAGAAGGCATGCAAGAAATGCTTGCTTTTCTTAAAAGCGGGCGTTCTCTCGAAGAAGCTCAGAAAAAATTTCTTTCGAGAGAAAAAGTATGA